A section of the Bacillus pumilus genome encodes:
- a CDS encoding gamma-glutamylcyclotransferase, with product MTVKVLFVYGTLLQHEKHHETYMKESRLLAKSAWMSGRIYDTGQGYPACIPAEKGTVYGELYEVTADALNKIDVLEEGYDKQEINVMTDRGQLAAVTYTLPEQKASVLKEIKRGCWKAYQLWQQKPSSFYYFAYGSCMDDARFKLAEVDHHFKQIIGGGVLNGFTTRFTLVRPDGSRADMVEDGGETEGVLYEVPFDAIRYLYKREGVYEGTYRPAFVDVKIGDQMYEDCLTFLVLQKSEEIAPPTHYRSEIEKGADLYLSEAFRKKIRSHMDSLIKP from the coding sequence ATGACGGTAAAGGTTTTATTTGTATATGGAACGCTATTGCAGCATGAAAAGCACCACGAAACGTACATGAAGGAAAGCAGGCTATTAGCTAAATCTGCTTGGATGAGTGGAAGGATTTATGATACAGGTCAAGGATATCCAGCATGTATTCCTGCAGAAAAAGGCACTGTATACGGGGAATTGTACGAGGTAACCGCTGACGCGTTGAATAAGATAGATGTACTAGAGGAAGGGTATGACAAGCAGGAAATCAATGTCATGACGGATCGAGGTCAGTTAGCAGCCGTGACATACACGTTGCCAGAGCAAAAGGCATCAGTGCTGAAAGAAATAAAGAGAGGGTGCTGGAAAGCTTATCAACTGTGGCAGCAAAAACCATCATCCTTCTATTATTTTGCCTATGGCTCCTGTATGGATGATGCTAGATTTAAGCTCGCAGAAGTCGATCATCATTTCAAACAAATCATCGGCGGTGGAGTACTAAATGGTTTTACAACGAGATTTACCTTGGTGAGGCCAGATGGATCAAGAGCTGATATGGTAGAAGATGGCGGGGAAACAGAGGGTGTTTTATATGAAGTTCCTTTTGATGCCATTCGTTATTTGTATAAAAGAGAAGGCGTATATGAAGGTACATATCGTCCAGCATTTGTCGATGTCAAAATAGGTGATCAAATGTATGAGGACTGTTTAACCTTTCTTGTGCTTCAAAAAAGCGAAGAAATCGCCCCGCCAACTCATTATCGCAGTGAAATCGAAAAAGGAGCAGACCTTTATTTAAGTGAAGCGTTCCGTAAAAAAATCCGTTCACATATGGATTCATTAATCAAACCGTAG
- a CDS encoding aminopeptidase produces the protein MSSFEKQLDQYAKTIVEVGVNVQKEQEVVVSASTESADLVRLVAKHAYERGAKNVHIRWSDGVLARLKYEHAPQDVFEQFPEWEAQMMETIAKRGGAFITILSESPDLLRGIDSKKIAAQQKAAGSALHTYRQYVQSDKVAWTVVGAASKDWAKKISPDQTDEEAIALLWDQIFKVARADQADPVEAWKKHDESLNEKVKILNERHYHKLHYDAPGTDLTIELPEQHIWVGAGSVSEHGVSFMANMPTEEVFTVPKKDGVNGTVSSTKPLSYAGNIIDEFTLTFENGRIVDVKAKEGEDILTSLVETDEGSHYLGEVALVPDDSPISNSNILYYNTLYDENASNHLAIGSGYAFNIEGGKEMKREELDAAGVNNSITHVDFMIGSKEMNIDGITKDGKREPIFRNGNWAI, from the coding sequence ATGAGTTCATTTGAAAAACAACTAGATCAATATGCGAAGACCATCGTTGAAGTCGGTGTGAATGTTCAAAAAGAACAAGAAGTCGTCGTATCCGCATCAACTGAATCTGCAGACCTTGTTCGTCTTGTCGCGAAACATGCGTATGAGCGCGGGGCGAAAAACGTACATATCCGCTGGAGTGACGGTGTTCTTGCTCGTTTAAAATATGAACATGCACCGCAGGATGTGTTTGAGCAATTCCCTGAATGGGAAGCACAGATGATGGAAACCATTGCAAAACGCGGCGGAGCTTTTATCACGATCTTGTCAGAAAGCCCTGACCTTCTGCGAGGCATTGATTCGAAAAAAATCGCTGCACAGCAAAAAGCCGCTGGATCCGCCCTTCATACATATCGCCAATACGTTCAATCAGACAAAGTGGCTTGGACGGTCGTCGGCGCTGCATCAAAAGATTGGGCGAAAAAGATTTCCCCTGACCAGACAGACGAAGAAGCTATTGCTTTATTATGGGATCAAATCTTTAAAGTTGCTCGCGCTGATCAAGCAGATCCTGTGGAGGCTTGGAAAAAGCACGATGAATCGCTAAATGAAAAGGTTAAAATCCTAAATGAGCGCCACTACCACAAGCTTCATTATGATGCTCCTGGAACTGATTTAACGATTGAGCTCCCTGAACAGCACATTTGGGTAGGTGCCGGCAGCGTGAGTGAGCATGGCGTCTCTTTCATGGCCAACATGCCAACAGAAGAAGTGTTTACCGTACCTAAAAAAGATGGTGTAAATGGGACTGTCTCAAGCACAAAACCGCTCAGCTATGCAGGAAATATCATTGATGAGTTTACTTTAACATTTGAAAATGGCCGAATTGTCGATGTGAAAGCGAAGGAAGGCGAAGACATTTTAACTTCACTCGTTGAAACAGATGAAGGCTCTCATTATCTAGGTGAAGTTGCTCTTGTACCAGATGATTCACCAATCTCAAATTCAAATATTCTCTATTACAATACCCTTTATGATGAAAACGCATCGAATCACCTTGCCATCGGCAGCGGATATGCGTTCAATATCGAAGGCGGAAAAGAGATGAAACGTGAAGAATTGGATGCAGCTGGTGTAAACAACAGTATTACACACGTCGATTTCATGATTGGTTCAAAGGAAATGAATATTGACGGTATTACAAAAGACGGGAAACGCGAACCGATCTTCCGTAATGGGAACTGGGCGATTTAA
- the mreBH gene encoding rod-share determining protein MreBH, whose amino-acid sequence MFQNAEIGIDLGTANILVYSKNKGIILNEPSVVAVDTETKTVLAVGTEAKEMIGKTPGKIVAIRPMKDGVIADYDMTTDLLKQIMKKAGKNIGFTFRKPTVVVCTPSGSTAVERRAISDAVKNCGAKHVHLIEEPVAAAIGADLPVDEPVANVVVDIGGGTTEVAIISFGGVVSCHSIRIGGDQLDEDIITFVRKKYNLLIGERTAEQVKMEIGYGLIEHEPESLEVRGRDLVTGLPKTITLESHEIQGAMRESLLHILEAIRATLEDSPPELSGDIVDRGVILTGGGALLNGIQEWLSQEIVVPVHIAANPLESVAIGTGRSLEVIHKLQKTLK is encoded by the coding sequence ATGTTTCAAAATGCCGAAATTGGAATTGATTTAGGAACAGCTAACATATTGGTTTATAGTAAAAATAAGGGAATTATTTTAAATGAACCGTCCGTCGTGGCAGTCGATACAGAAACAAAAACTGTACTTGCCGTCGGAACAGAAGCAAAAGAAATGATTGGGAAAACTCCTGGGAAAATTGTGGCGATCCGTCCAATGAAAGACGGTGTCATCGCTGATTATGATATGACAACAGATTTACTCAAACAAATCATGAAAAAAGCAGGAAAAAATATCGGGTTTACTTTCAGAAAACCAACGGTCGTCGTCTGTACACCTTCTGGTTCAACAGCTGTTGAGCGCCGCGCCATCAGTGATGCTGTGAAAAACTGTGGAGCAAAGCACGTGCATTTAATCGAAGAACCTGTTGCAGCGGCAATCGGCGCTGATCTTCCAGTAGATGAGCCTGTTGCAAACGTCGTAGTCGATATTGGCGGAGGAACAACAGAAGTTGCCATCATTTCGTTTGGCGGCGTGGTCTCTTGTCATTCCATTCGAATTGGCGGAGATCAGCTTGATGAAGATATCATTACGTTTGTGCGAAAGAAATATAACCTATTAATCGGCGAGCGGACAGCTGAACAGGTTAAGATGGAAATTGGTTATGGTCTTATTGAGCATGAGCCAGAGTCATTAGAAGTACGTGGACGTGATCTAGTAACAGGTCTTCCAAAAACGATCACACTTGAATCTCATGAGATTCAAGGTGCTATGCGAGAGTCACTCCTTCATATTTTAGAGGCGATTCGCGCCACATTAGAGGACAGCCCCCCGGAGCTTAGTGGTGACATCGTAGACCGCGGCGTGATCTTAACTGGCGGTGGCGCTTTGTTAAACGGAATTCAAGAATGGCTCTCACAGGAGATTGTCGTTCCAGTTCATATTGCTGCAAATCCACTTGAATCTGTTGCAATCGGAACAGGTCGTTCACTCGAAGTCATTCATAAATTACAAAAAACATTAAAATAA
- a CDS encoding protein YkpC (YkpC, a protein of only 43 or 44 amino acids, is found broadly in the genus Bacillus.) yields the protein MLLDLGKRVVVTVILTGIILGGMSLSFSHMPPSNAQPVKQLNR from the coding sequence ATGTTGCTTGATTTAGGTAAACGGGTCGTTGTCACAGTCATTTTAACGGGTATTATCTTAGGAGGAATGAGCCTGTCGTTTTCACATATGCCCCCTTCTAATGCACAGCCTGTGAAACAACTGAACCGCTAA
- a CDS encoding ATP-binding protein, which yields MNKTYQVRIVLSVLAFILILSWDFFYYLGGYQINWPLDLAFTVLVLTGIWVISGYVDRLNLLVSDLNTREKEAHELTERLNRITDNLQEIVFETNEKGEIIFLNQAWTQMTGYDIDECLGTMYNQYFDQEERVVQHLLSVIKEHKDAGRVELQLLHKEGKKVWGDVHYKLYFDEHHQFTGGIGTVADITKQKQAKLELERSNQQLQMQAQKLAVAGQIAAGIAHEVRNPLTSVNGFLQLMKTQYPERTDYFDIIFSEIKRIDFVLSELLVLAKPQSVHFQEVQLHELLEQVITLLKTNAVLSNIDLKQPFKRQDAGAILADANQMKQLFINLIKNAIEAMPEGGSIYISTEKVLNEWKITIQDEGKGMSEEDIQKIYDPFFSTKKEGTGLGLTICATILKDHHGRMDVSSELGKGTAFHIYLPVCQKSRQQQVERT from the coding sequence TTGAACAAAACATATCAAGTGCGGATCGTGTTATCTGTTCTTGCATTTATTTTAATTTTAAGCTGGGATTTCTTTTATTATCTAGGTGGCTATCAAATTAATTGGCCGCTCGATTTAGCCTTTACAGTCCTTGTTCTAACAGGGATCTGGGTTATATCAGGCTATGTAGACCGCTTAAATCTACTTGTGTCAGACTTAAATACGAGAGAAAAAGAAGCACACGAACTGACAGAGCGGCTGAATCGAATCACAGATAACTTGCAAGAAATCGTCTTTGAAACAAATGAAAAAGGTGAAATTATTTTCTTAAATCAAGCATGGACACAAATGACGGGCTATGACATCGATGAATGTCTAGGTACCATGTACAATCAGTACTTTGATCAAGAGGAACGCGTGGTCCAGCATTTATTATCTGTGATCAAGGAGCATAAGGATGCGGGACGGGTAGAACTGCAGCTTCTCCATAAAGAGGGAAAGAAGGTATGGGGAGACGTTCATTACAAGCTTTATTTTGACGAGCACCACCAGTTTACCGGAGGAATTGGAACGGTAGCTGATATTACGAAACAAAAGCAGGCGAAGCTTGAGCTTGAAAGATCCAATCAGCAATTGCAAATGCAGGCGCAAAAGCTGGCAGTCGCTGGACAAATAGCCGCTGGAATCGCCCATGAAGTCAGAAATCCACTGACATCCGTAAATGGTTTTTTGCAGCTGATGAAGACACAATATCCTGAAAGAACCGATTATTTTGACATTATCTTTTCAGAAATTAAACGGATTGATTTTGTTTTAAGTGAGCTGCTTGTATTGGCTAAGCCTCAATCTGTCCATTTTCAAGAAGTCCAGCTTCATGAGCTTCTAGAACAAGTGATTACTTTATTAAAAACAAATGCCGTTCTGTCAAATATTGACCTCAAGCAGCCATTTAAAAGGCAGGATGCCGGTGCCATCCTCGCAGACGCTAATCAAATGAAGCAGCTGTTCATTAATTTAATCAAAAATGCGATTGAGGCAATGCCTGAAGGTGGTAGCATATACATATCTACAGAAAAAGTATTGAATGAATGGAAGATTACCATTCAAGATGAAGGAAAAGGGATGTCTGAAGAAGATATTCAAAAAATATATGATCCTTTCTTTTCCACGAAAAAAGAAGGAACAGGGCTTGGTCTGACCATCTGTGCGACAATTTTAAAAGATCATCACGGAAGAATGGACGTGTCAAGTGAGCTTGGAAAAGGCACAGCTTTTCATATTTATTTGCCAGTGTGTCAAAAAAGCAGACAGCAGCAAGTTGAGAGGACGTGA
- a CDS encoding potassium channel family protein: MKKEYAVIGLGRFGGSICKALSEEGLEVMAMDMNEDRVNEYAKIASHAVIGDSTDENVLKNLGIRNFDHVIVAIGENIQASILTTIMLKELGVKMVTVKAQNDYHEKVLNKIGADRVVHPERDMGRRIAHKIISNNVLDYLELSDEYSLIEIVANNRLAGHSLLDLDIRARYGINIVAIKRGKEVIVSPLADEMIQKEDILIVIGAVADIGRFEKREMQNDY, from the coding sequence ATGAAAAAGGAATATGCGGTCATTGGTCTTGGACGCTTTGGTGGAAGTATTTGCAAGGCGCTGAGCGAAGAAGGACTTGAAGTCATGGCAATGGATATGAATGAAGATCGAGTAAACGAGTACGCGAAAATTGCCTCACATGCGGTTATTGGTGATTCGACGGACGAAAACGTTTTAAAAAATCTTGGTATTCGCAATTTTGATCATGTCATCGTTGCGATTGGCGAAAACATTCAGGCAAGTATTTTAACAACGATTATGCTGAAAGAGCTTGGCGTGAAAATGGTCACTGTGAAAGCGCAAAATGATTACCATGAAAAGGTGCTTAACAAAATTGGAGCGGATCGCGTCGTTCATCCAGAGCGAGATATGGGGAGACGGATTGCACATAAGATCATTTCAAATAACGTGCTTGATTACCTCGAACTGTCAGATGAGTACAGCCTGATTGAGATCGTTGCAAACAACAGGCTTGCGGGACATTCTCTTCTAGATCTTGATATTAGGGCAAGATACGGTATCAATATTGTTGCGATCAAGCGCGGAAAGGAAGTCATTGTTTCCCCGCTGGCAGATGAAATGATCCAAAAAGAAGATATCCTCATTGTCATTGGGGCAGTAGCCGATATAGGACGCTTTGAAAAACGAGAAATGCAGAACGATTATTAA
- a CDS encoding AbrB/MazE/SpoVT family DNA-binding domain-containing protein, which yields MKSIGVVRKVDELGRIVMPIELRRALDIAIKDSMEFFIDGDKIVLKKYQPEGVCLMTGEITSENHDYGNGQITLSAEGAELLLKELQEALQQ from the coding sequence TTGAAATCTATCGGAGTCGTAAGAAAAGTAGACGAACTAGGGCGTATTGTGATGCCAATCGAATTAAGAAGAGCACTTGATATTGCTATTAAAGACAGTATGGAATTTTTTATAGATGGGGATAAAATCGTCTTGAAAAAATACCAGCCAGAAGGTGTTTGCCTCATGACTGGTGAGATTACATCAGAGAACCATGATTATGGTAATGGTCAAATTACATTAAGCGCTGAAGGCGCAGAACTACTGTTAAAAGAACTTCAAGAAGCTCTTCAGCAGTAA